Proteins encoded within one genomic window of Tidjanibacter massiliensis:
- a CDS encoding OadG family transporter subunit, with protein sequence MRKFCLLVVMALCGLGVSAQGVLNVRINEVLVLNENDIVDDYGVRESWVELFNTGYERVNVGGCYLGIRYADRYDADGNKLIKKYYIPRNNPATSIEPLGYRLFFCEGTDTKGTFYTNFTLGDEPVDMVILYNANGKDIISVFKFPENYTPVPDVAWGILGHEEIESKVFPEFTRAERRALRGDAYLDAVAARLKYQPQAMLKTTPLATNEVNEEVPRHEVFRQRDETGAVMSLTAMSVVFLALVAIFLVFKVIGMVMVRRANRKSVKEGGEPVVGKQARDGGYTGEEMAAIGLALKLYQEDLHVHESTVITINHVNRMYSPWNSKIHGITELPQRKNR encoded by the coding sequence ATGAGGAAATTTTGTCTGTTGGTCGTTATGGCGCTTTGCGGCCTCGGAGTGTCGGCGCAGGGCGTGCTTAATGTGAGAATAAACGAAGTGCTCGTGCTCAACGAGAACGACATCGTGGACGATTACGGTGTCCGGGAGTCGTGGGTGGAGCTCTTCAATACCGGTTATGAACGTGTCAATGTGGGCGGCTGTTATCTGGGAATCCGGTATGCCGACCGTTACGATGCGGATGGCAACAAGCTCATCAAGAAGTACTATATCCCGCGCAACAATCCTGCGACGAGTATCGAACCGCTGGGGTACAGGCTCTTTTTCTGCGAAGGTACCGATACGAAGGGAACTTTCTACACCAATTTCACGCTTGGCGACGAGCCTGTGGACATGGTGATACTCTACAATGCCAACGGTAAGGATATCATCAGCGTATTCAAATTCCCGGAGAATTATACGCCGGTGCCGGATGTAGCGTGGGGCATCCTCGGTCACGAGGAGATAGAGTCCAAGGTTTTTCCCGAATTCACCCGGGCCGAACGGCGTGCGCTGCGGGGCGATGCCTATCTCGATGCTGTCGCCGCACGGTTGAAATACCAGCCGCAGGCGATGCTGAAGACCACTCCGTTGGCGACCAACGAAGTGAACGAGGAGGTGCCGCGGCACGAAGTCTTCCGCCAGCGGGACGAAACGGGCGCGGTCATGTCGCTGACGGCCATGAGCGTGGTGTTTCTCGCCTTGGTGGCCATTTTCCTGGTTTTCAAGGTAATCGGCATGGTGATGGTCAGGAGGGCCAACCGGAAGTCGGTCAAGGAGGGCGGCGAACCCGTAGTGGGAAAGCAGGCCCGGGACGGCGGCTATACCGGAGAGGAGATGGCGGCTATCGGACTTGCGCTCAAGCTCTATCAGGAAGACCTGCATGTACACGAATCGACGGTCATCACCATCAACCATGTGAACAGGATGTATTCGCCGTGGAATTCCAAGATACACGGCATAACCGAATTACCCCAGAGAAAAAACAGATAG
- the mce gene encoding methylmalonyl-CoA epimerase: MKISHIEHLGIAVKSLEEAIPFWENILGFKCYSIEEVADQKVKTAFFKVGQTKIELLEPTSEESTIAKFIANRGEGVHHVAYAVENIEEALAEAESKGVRLIDKTPRRGAEGLTIAFLHPKSTGGVLTELCEDKNGK; this comes from the coding sequence ATGAAAATTTCTCATATCGAACATCTCGGAATCGCCGTGAAGAGTCTGGAAGAGGCGATACCTTTCTGGGAAAACATTTTGGGTTTCAAGTGTTACAGTATTGAGGAAGTTGCCGACCAAAAGGTGAAGACTGCATTTTTCAAAGTCGGCCAGACCAAGATAGAACTGCTCGAACCGACGAGCGAGGAGAGCACCATCGCCAAGTTTATCGCCAACCGGGGCGAGGGAGTGCATCATGTGGCGTATGCGGTGGAAAACATTGAGGAGGCGCTTGCCGAGGCAGAAAGCAAAGGCGTACGCCTTATCGACAAGACGCCGCGCCGCGGGGCCGAGGGGCTGACGATAGCCTTTCTGCATCCCAAGTCTACCGGGGGTGTCCTGACGGAGCTCTGCGAGGACAAGAACGGGAAATAA
- a CDS encoding TlpA family protein disulfide reductase, with protein sequence MKRLLTMALLAILAIPLHAQRLVIGERVPDLNITQWLNGAPVSDGKAVMVEFYHSSNPKGAERLAQLDELAKSYGDRLAIIVVTREKDDAVISSLLGGNPSYRVGYDGNGSVFSAFSARYVPYSVIYDKRGRILWVGNPSSLSAADVADIIH encoded by the coding sequence ATGAAAAGATTACTGACGATGGCATTATTGGCCATTTTAGCCATACCGCTGCATGCACAGCGGCTCGTGATAGGCGAACGCGTACCGGACCTGAATATAACACAATGGCTCAACGGAGCTCCCGTCTCCGACGGGAAAGCGGTCATGGTCGAGTTCTACCACTCCTCCAATCCCAAGGGTGCGGAACGGCTCGCACAGCTCGACGAACTCGCCAAATCTTACGGCGACCGGCTGGCCATCATCGTAGTGACACGCGAGAAGGACGATGCCGTCATATCGTCCCTGCTCGGAGGCAACCCCTCCTACCGCGTGGGCTATGACGGCAATGGTTCGGTCTTCTCGGCTTTCTCGGCCCGTTATGTCCCCTACTCGGTCATTTACGACAAACGGGGACGCATCCTTTGGGTAGGCAATCCCTCGTCGCTCTCCGCGGCAGACGTCGCCGACATCATCCACTAA
- the xseB gene encoding exodeoxyribonuclease VII small subunit, which produces MGKSEMTYAEAMAEIEAILAKMNEANPDIDALAGQVRRAGELIRFCRGRLRKAEKEVAEALGEEEKEQ; this is translated from the coding sequence ATGGGAAAGAGTGAAATGACATACGCCGAAGCAATGGCTGAAATCGAGGCGATTCTGGCGAAGATGAACGAGGCCAACCCCGATATCGATGCGCTGGCCGGGCAGGTACGCCGGGCAGGCGAACTCATCCGCTTCTGCCGCGGGCGGCTCCGCAAGGCGGAAAAGGAGGTGGCCGAAGCGCTCGGCGAAGAGGAGAAGGAACAGTGA
- a CDS encoding glycosyltransferase family 4 protein, protein MNVGFDAKRLFFNGSGLGNYARSTVRLLAEYAPDNRYTLFTPREGNCCGFEVLDNAGIVTPQGIRALSGSLWRSYAMGRAIRLSGVDIFHGLSNELPADIGRTRARSVVTMHDIIFVHHPELYKPADRWLYTRKYSRSCRNADRIIAISRQTAGDLVNYWHVPEEKIAVVYQGCDPAFEKTVGEKQRREVRAAYGLPERYILSVGTIEERKNLMLTVRAMVAGKLDIDLVACGRHTRYADRVMEYAAAHGIGSRVRMLHSVPFSDLPALYQMASVFVYPSFYEGFGIPILEALNSRVPVITTRGGVFPETGGDACIYVEPESTDEMLHALETVLGDRAAADGMRARGAAYARNFREPVIASNLTAVYRSLL, encoded by the coding sequence ATGAATGTCGGGTTCGATGCGAAGAGGCTTTTCTTTAACGGAAGCGGTTTGGGAAACTATGCGAGGAGTACGGTGAGGCTGTTGGCCGAATACGCTCCGGATAATCGCTATACCTTGTTTACTCCGCGGGAGGGCAACTGCTGCGGGTTCGAGGTGCTGGACAATGCCGGAATCGTGACGCCGCAGGGTATCCGGGCGCTTTCCGGTTCGCTCTGGCGCAGTTACGCCATGGGCCGCGCCATCCGTCTGAGCGGAGTGGATATCTTCCACGGCCTCAGCAACGAACTTCCGGCCGACATCGGACGTACCCGTGCGCGGAGCGTGGTGACGATGCACGACATCATTTTCGTGCACCATCCCGAACTCTATAAGCCGGCGGACCGGTGGCTCTATACGCGCAAGTATTCCCGAAGCTGCCGCAACGCCGACCGTATCATCGCCATCAGCCGTCAGACGGCGGGCGACCTCGTAAACTATTGGCATGTTCCGGAAGAGAAGATTGCGGTGGTGTATCAAGGGTGCGACCCGGCATTCGAGAAGACCGTCGGGGAGAAACAGCGGCGCGAAGTGCGTGCCGCCTACGGTTTGCCGGAACGGTATATCCTGAGCGTGGGGACGATAGAGGAGCGCAAGAATCTGATGCTGACCGTGCGGGCGATGGTCGCCGGAAAGCTCGACATCGACCTTGTGGCGTGCGGCAGGCATACCCGTTATGCCGACCGCGTGATGGAGTATGCCGCGGCGCACGGCATTGGCAGCCGTGTGAGAATGCTCCACAGCGTGCCGTTCAGTGACCTGCCGGCCCTTTACCAGATGGCTTCCGTGTTCGTCTATCCCTCTTTTTACGAGGGGTTCGGAATTCCCATTCTCGAGGCGCTGAATTCGCGTGTGCCCGTCATTACCACCCGTGGCGGGGTGTTTCCGGAAACGGGTGGCGATGCCTGCATCTACGTGGAGCCGGAGAGTACGGACGAGATGCTCCATGCGCTGGAGACCGTGCTCGGCGACCGGGCGGCGGCCGACGGGATGCGCGCGCGCGGTGCAGCCTATGCCCGCAATTTCCGCGAACCGGTCATTGCATCCAACCTGACGGCCGTTTACCGGAGTCTGTTGTAG
- a CDS encoding arginase family protein gives MSDGTLSVRQVVEKWSKRMGKEMKTVRLIYPQWQGADIVRLVPEVKDPADAARGYYLGARLLDFLAPAAEGETLTVPVDTAMTARTVQDGVIDRDIIFRQTQAALAMLRAAAPDRIVTLGGECSVSVVPFTYLAARYGGDVAMVWIDAHPDLTWPGDVYQGYHAMAVAACMGDGEQRIASLLPARFSPSQILYVGLRNWERDEIKVRQRMYGIAQVSKEEITDNSDAVRRWLDLCGCSKVVVHLDLDVLDPAEIVAAVGTDPGGMSMEQVVRVVDAVAKEKELVGLTVAEPMPRTAIRLRNLLHSLPLLR, from the coding sequence GTGTCGGACGGAACTCTTTCGGTTCGGCAGGTCGTAGAGAAGTGGAGCAAACGTATGGGGAAAGAGATGAAAACCGTTCGGCTCATCTATCCGCAGTGGCAGGGAGCCGATATTGTCCGGCTGGTGCCGGAAGTGAAAGACCCGGCCGATGCTGCGCGGGGATACTATCTGGGGGCCCGGCTGCTGGATTTTCTCGCTCCGGCAGCCGAGGGGGAGACGCTGACCGTTCCGGTGGATACCGCCATGACAGCCCGCACGGTACAGGACGGCGTTATCGACCGCGATATCATCTTCCGCCAGACGCAGGCGGCGCTGGCGATGTTGCGGGCCGCGGCTCCCGACCGGATTGTTACGCTGGGAGGGGAGTGTTCCGTCAGCGTGGTACCGTTCACCTATCTGGCGGCACGGTACGGGGGCGACGTGGCGATGGTGTGGATTGATGCCCATCCCGACCTCACATGGCCCGGCGATGTCTATCAGGGCTATCATGCGATGGCCGTCGCGGCCTGCATGGGGGACGGCGAGCAACGGATTGCTTCCCTGCTGCCCGCCCGGTTCTCCCCTTCGCAAATCCTCTATGTGGGGTTGCGGAACTGGGAGCGGGATGAGATTAAGGTGCGTCAGCGGATGTACGGCATCGCCCAGGTATCGAAAGAGGAGATAACTGACAACAGCGATGCAGTGCGCCGTTGGCTGGATTTGTGTGGCTGCTCGAAAGTGGTCGTGCATTTGGACCTGGATGTCCTCGACCCGGCCGAAATCGTCGCAGCGGTGGGAACCGACCCCGGCGGCATGTCGATGGAACAGGTCGTCCGGGTTGTCGATGCTGTCGCGAAAGAGAAGGAGCTGGTCGGACTGACCGTAGCCGAACCGATGCCCCGTACGGCCATCCGGCTGCGGAACCTGCTGCATAGCCTGCCCCTGCTCCGGTAG
- a CDS encoding acyl-CoA carboxylase subunit beta translates to MSDNQNKVAQLIELREEARLGGGQKRIDAQHAKGKYTARERIQMLLDEGSFEEFDMFVTHRCYDFGMEKSHTYGDGVVTGYGTIDGRLVYIFAQDFTVSGGSLSKTMSEKICKVMDMAMRAGAPCIGLNDSGGARIQEGVNALAGYAEIFQRNVMASGVIPQISVILGPCAGGAVYSPALTDFTIMKRDTSYMFLTGPAVVKTVTGEDVTQEQLGGASVHTSKSGVADFAASTEEEAMELIRKLISYIPQNNMEDAPLAPCTDSISRLEDSLNEIIPDSPNKPYDMYEVIRAIVDNGDFLEVHESFAKNVITCFARFNGQSVGIIANQPKYMAGVLDINASRKAARFVRFCDAFNIPLVTLVDVPGFLPGTGQEYGGVITHGAKLLFAYCEATVPKVTVTLRKSYGGAYIVMSSKHIRGDINYAWPSAEIAVMGASGAVEVLFAREIAKIEDPAQKAAFIAEKEEEYRQKFSNPYNAAKYGYIDDVIEPRNTRFRIIRALQSLATKRLTNPAKKHSNIPL, encoded by the coding sequence ATGAGCGATAATCAGAACAAGGTCGCGCAGTTGATAGAGTTGCGCGAGGAAGCAAGGCTGGGTGGCGGTCAGAAAAGGATAGACGCGCAGCATGCGAAGGGAAAGTACACGGCCCGCGAAAGGATACAGATGCTTTTGGATGAGGGCAGTTTCGAGGAGTTCGACATGTTCGTGACGCATCGTTGTTACGACTTCGGCATGGAGAAGAGCCATACGTACGGCGACGGCGTGGTAACCGGTTACGGGACCATCGACGGCCGGCTGGTCTATATCTTCGCACAGGATTTCACCGTATCGGGCGGTTCGTTGTCCAAGACGATGTCCGAGAAGATATGCAAGGTGATGGACATGGCCATGCGGGCCGGAGCTCCCTGTATCGGTCTCAACGACTCGGGTGGTGCACGCATCCAGGAGGGGGTGAACGCGCTGGCCGGCTATGCCGAGATATTTCAGCGCAACGTGATGGCTTCGGGCGTCATACCCCAGATTTCGGTCATTCTCGGCCCGTGTGCCGGCGGGGCGGTCTATTCGCCGGCGCTGACCGACTTCACGATTATGAAACGCGATACGAGCTACATGTTCCTTACCGGTCCGGCCGTAGTGAAGACCGTGACGGGCGAGGATGTGACGCAGGAGCAACTCGGCGGTGCTTCGGTGCACACCAGCAAGTCGGGTGTGGCCGATTTCGCCGCTTCGACCGAAGAGGAGGCGATGGAACTCATCCGCAAACTCATCTCCTATATCCCGCAGAACAACATGGAGGATGCGCCCCTGGCGCCCTGTACCGACTCCATCAGCCGGCTGGAAGATTCGCTCAACGAGATAATTCCCGACAGTCCCAACAAGCCTTACGACATGTACGAGGTGATACGCGCCATCGTCGATAACGGCGATTTTCTCGAGGTACACGAGTCGTTCGCCAAGAATGTCATCACCTGTTTCGCCCGCTTCAACGGCCAGAGTGTGGGCATCATCGCCAACCAGCCCAAGTACATGGCCGGTGTGCTCGATATCAACGCTTCGCGCAAGGCGGCCCGTTTCGTACGCTTCTGTGATGCGTTCAACATACCGCTCGTGACGCTGGTGGACGTTCCGGGCTTCCTGCCGGGTACGGGTCAGGAGTACGGCGGCGTCATTACGCACGGGGCCAAGCTGCTCTTCGCCTACTGCGAGGCGACGGTACCCAAAGTGACCGTTACGCTGCGCAAGTCCTATGGCGGGGCTTATATCGTGATGTCCTCCAAACATATTCGCGGCGACATCAACTATGCCTGGCCGAGTGCCGAGATAGCCGTGATGGGTGCCAGCGGTGCCGTCGAGGTGCTTTTCGCCCGCGAAATCGCCAAAATCGAAGACCCGGCGCAGAAGGCTGCCTTCATCGCCGAAAAGGAGGAGGAGTACCGCCAGAAGTTCTCGAACCCCTACAATGCGGCCAAGTACGGCTATATAGACGACGTGATAGAGCCGCGCAATACGCGTTTCCGTATCATCCGTGCATTGCAGTCGTTGGCGACCAAACGTCTCACGAACCCGGCCAAGAAACACTCCAACATACCGCTTTAG
- a CDS encoding sodium ion-translocating decarboxylase subunit beta yields the protein MFLESGFGAFIGQNLREFWSITGFANATLGHIVMIAVGLFFLYLGIKHKMEPMLLVPIGFGILIGNIPFHDGMQIGVYEEGSVLNYLYFGVKNGIYPPLIFLGIGAMTDFSALISNPKLMTIGAAAQLGIFGAYVVSLAFGFTAAEAGAIGIIGGADGPTAIFLSSRLAPDMMGSIAIAAYSYMALVPVLQPWIMKLCTTKKERLIRMRPPRPISKSEKIMFPIIGLLLTCFLVPSGLPLLGMLFLGNLLKESGVTKRLATTAGGPLIDIVTILIGLTVGASTQATTFLTEKSLLVFAIGAASFIIATFGGVLFVKFLNLFLKEGNKINPLIGNAGVSAVPDAARVSQEIGLKYDKNNHLLMHAMGPNVAGVIGSAVAAGILLGFLG from the coding sequence ATGTTTCTGGAAAGCGGGTTCGGGGCTTTCATCGGGCAGAACCTGCGCGAGTTCTGGAGTATAACGGGTTTCGCCAACGCAACGTTGGGGCATATCGTCATGATTGCGGTGGGCCTGTTTTTCCTCTATCTCGGTATCAAGCACAAGATGGAGCCGATGCTGCTCGTCCCCATCGGTTTCGGTATTCTTATCGGCAATATTCCGTTCCACGACGGAATGCAGATTGGCGTCTACGAAGAAGGGTCGGTGCTCAATTACCTCTACTTCGGGGTGAAGAACGGCATCTATCCGCCGCTGATTTTTCTCGGTATCGGAGCGATGACCGACTTTTCGGCCCTCATATCGAATCCGAAGCTGATGACGATAGGTGCAGCGGCGCAGCTCGGTATCTTCGGTGCATACGTCGTGTCGCTCGCTTTCGGATTTACGGCGGCCGAGGCCGGTGCGATAGGCATCATCGGCGGTGCCGACGGCCCCACAGCCATCTTCCTTTCGAGCCGGCTCGCTCCGGACATGATGGGTTCCATCGCCATAGCGGCCTATTCTTACATGGCCCTCGTGCCGGTACTCCAGCCATGGATAATGAAGTTGTGCACAACCAAAAAGGAGCGTCTTATCCGGATGCGGCCGCCCAGGCCCATCTCCAAGAGCGAGAAAATCATGTTCCCGATAATCGGTCTTCTGCTCACCTGTTTCCTCGTTCCCTCCGGTCTGCCCCTGCTCGGCATGCTCTTTCTGGGAAACCTGTTGAAGGAGAGCGGCGTTACCAAACGCCTTGCCACGACGGCCGGGGGACCGCTCATCGATATCGTGACGATACTCATCGGATTGACCGTGGGTGCTTCGACACAGGCCACGACTTTCCTGACGGAGAAGTCGCTGCTCGTTTTCGCAATCGGTGCGGCTTCGTTCATCATCGCCACTTTCGGCGGAGTCCTGTTCGTCAAGTTCCTCAACCTGTTCCTTAAGGAGGGAAACAAAATCAACCCGCTCATCGGCAATGCCGGCGTTTCGGCAGTGCCCGATGCGGCTCGCGTTTCGCAGGAGATAGGGTTGAAGTACGACAAGAACAATCACCTGCTCATGCACGCCATGGGGCCGAATGTGGCCGGCGTGATTGGCAGTGCGGTGGCTGCGGGTATCCTGCTCGGATTCCTCGGTTAG
- the xseA gene encoding exodeoxyribonuclease VII large subunit, giving the protein MAVDSYMTLSQLQERIRETLCRGFAAPVWITAEIGELKVNARSGHCYLQLVEKGGRNGVPQAQVQAVIWAGQYGMLSSYFRGATGEELAVGMKVLLHVTVTYHELYGLSLRIVDIDPLYTLGDLARQRMQTIAQLREDGVFDLNRELGIPEVPQRIAVISSPQAAGYQDFMKELGASPYRFDVTLFGAVMQGHGAETSIIGALDAVADRAEEFDAAVIIRGGGSQSDLSFLNSYLLSFHIAQFPLPVIAGLGHDKDQSVVDMVAALSLKTPTAVAAFLADRAAGFDARLEGLGDEIRSCACRILDREGKDVQMCGALLRERVSGARLRMEWRLRTLTDGLAAGARRVLQMKGLRLDELRERLEEGACRAVASGEARLLQARQLVSAADPRNILARGFAVVRTAGRALTDAADAVPGENLDITLYKGRVTAKVTDNYGKE; this is encoded by the coding sequence ATGGCGGTCGATTCGTATATGACGTTGTCGCAGTTGCAGGAGCGTATCCGGGAGACGCTTTGCCGCGGATTCGCCGCGCCGGTGTGGATAACCGCCGAAATAGGCGAACTGAAGGTGAATGCCCGTTCCGGGCACTGTTACCTGCAGTTGGTGGAGAAGGGCGGCCGCAACGGCGTGCCGCAGGCGCAGGTGCAGGCCGTCATCTGGGCCGGACAGTACGGTATGCTCTCCTCTTATTTCCGCGGGGCGACGGGGGAGGAGCTGGCTGTCGGGATGAAGGTGCTGCTCCATGTGACGGTGACCTACCACGAATTGTACGGTCTGTCGCTGCGAATAGTGGATATCGACCCGCTCTATACGCTCGGTGACCTGGCCCGGCAGCGCATGCAGACCATCGCCCAGCTCCGGGAGGATGGTGTGTTCGACCTGAATCGTGAGCTCGGTATTCCGGAAGTACCCCAGCGCATTGCGGTCATCTCCTCCCCGCAGGCTGCCGGTTATCAGGACTTCATGAAGGAGCTCGGTGCGTCGCCTTACCGTTTCGATGTGACGCTTTTCGGTGCCGTCATGCAGGGACACGGGGCCGAGACGTCGATAATCGGGGCGTTGGATGCGGTGGCCGACCGGGCGGAAGAGTTCGATGCGGCGGTAATAATCAGAGGAGGTGGTTCGCAGAGCGATTTGAGCTTTTTGAACTCCTATCTGCTCAGTTTCCATATTGCGCAGTTCCCGCTGCCCGTTATCGCCGGATTGGGACACGACAAGGACCAGAGCGTCGTGGATATGGTCGCCGCCCTTTCGCTGAAGACGCCGACGGCGGTGGCGGCCTTTCTGGCCGACCGTGCGGCAGGGTTCGATGCCCGTCTGGAGGGACTCGGTGACGAGATACGCAGTTGTGCCTGCCGAATCCTTGACCGAGAGGGGAAGGATGTGCAGATGTGCGGCGCCCTGCTGCGCGAGCGGGTATCGGGGGCCCGTCTGCGGATGGAGTGGCGTTTGCGGACCCTTACCGACGGCCTTGCTGCCGGTGCACGCAGAGTGCTGCAGATGAAGGGTCTTCGGCTCGATGAACTCCGGGAACGCCTGGAAGAGGGTGCCTGTCGGGCCGTAGCGAGCGGGGAGGCCCGTTTGCTTCAGGCACGGCAGCTCGTTTCGGCTGCCGACCCGCGCAACATCCTGGCCCGCGGCTTCGCGGTGGTGCGTACCGCCGGCCGGGCTCTGACCGACGCCGCCGATGCGGTTCCGGGAGAGAATCTCGATATTACGTTATACAAGGGTAGAGTGACTGCAAAAGTGACCGATAATTATGGGAAAGAGTGA
- a CDS encoding nitroreductase, which yields MNVVLDSLKTRRSIRGYDPDRMPAEELIGQIIEAGTYAPTGRGMQSPRIVVVTDRTVRDRLSALNAAVMGSASDPFYGAPVVLVVLADRSRPTYLYDGSLVMGNLLNAAHAVGLGSCWIHRAREVFDSPEGKALLKAWGIEGDYEGIGHCILGYPLPGALPEAQPRKADYALWVR from the coding sequence ATGAATGTGGTGTTGGACAGTTTGAAAACACGCCGCAGCATCCGGGGATACGACCCCGACCGGATGCCGGCGGAGGAGTTAATCGGGCAGATAATCGAGGCAGGTACCTATGCCCCGACGGGCAGGGGGATGCAGTCGCCCCGTATCGTGGTCGTGACGGACAGGACCGTGCGCGACCGTCTTTCGGCGCTCAATGCGGCCGTGATGGGGAGTGCTTCCGACCCCTTCTACGGTGCTCCGGTAGTGCTCGTGGTATTGGCGGACCGTAGCCGGCCCACCTACCTGTACGACGGTTCGTTGGTGATGGGCAACCTGTTGAATGCGGCTCATGCCGTGGGATTGGGAAGCTGTTGGATTCATCGGGCCAGGGAGGTGTTCGATTCGCCGGAGGGAAAGGCACTGTTGAAGGCGTGGGGCATTGAAGGTGATTATGAAGGTATCGGACACTGTATTCTCGGTTATCCCCTGCCGGGAGCCTTACCTGAGGCGCAGCCCCGCAAGGCCGATTATGCCCTGTGGGTGCGGTAA
- a CDS encoding GNAT family N-acetyltransferase has protein sequence MKSINIDNLNHPLYKTFEDLYSSSFPIFEQRTKKQQETAFDNTNYHLIGYEDNGKFIGFISYWKFPSYLYIEHFAIDTKIRGKGYGSIVLNDFIKSTDKIVLLEIDPITDRISEARLRFYKRCGFYENPYSHKHPVYRKEFHPHSLIILTTKRQISENEYQKFNLDLSTTVMK, from the coding sequence ATGAAAAGTATCAACATTGACAATTTAAATCATCCGCTTTACAAAACATTTGAAGACCTTTATTCTTCCAGTTTCCCTATTTTTGAACAAAGGACAAAAAAGCAACAAGAGACAGCTTTTGATAATACAAACTATCATCTAATAGGATATGAAGACAATGGCAAATTTATTGGATTCATTTCCTATTGGAAATTTCCCTCTTATCTTTATATCGAACACTTTGCTATTGATACAAAGATTAGAGGGAAAGGATATGGCAGTATTGTACTAAACGATTTTATCAAATCAACAGATAAAATCGTCCTTTTAGAAATAGATCCTATTACAGATAGGATTTCTGAAGCTCGTTTAAGATTTTATAAAAGATGTGGGTTCTATGAAAATCCATATTCACATAAACATCCAGTTTATCGTAAAGAGTTTCATCCACATTCTTTAATTATACTTACCACAAAGCGACAAATATCAGAGAATGAATATCAAAAATTCAATCTTGATTTGAGTACAACTGTAATGAAATAA
- a CDS encoding biotin/lipoyl-containing protein — protein MKEYKFKINGNAYKVAVESVQDGIAAVSVNGTPYKVEIENDLGGPKPVKPVQVAPATYQATPQAAPVKIASAPPAGGSETQLRSPLPGTVLELRVKEGDTVKEGQTVMILEAMKMENNIDANKSGVVKSIVKRAGDSVMEGDVLITIG, from the coding sequence ATGAAAGAGTATAAATTCAAGATAAACGGCAATGCGTACAAGGTTGCCGTGGAGAGCGTCCAGGACGGTATTGCGGCCGTGTCGGTGAACGGTACCCCCTATAAAGTGGAGATAGAGAACGACCTCGGCGGTCCGAAGCCGGTTAAACCGGTGCAGGTGGCTCCGGCGACCTACCAGGCGACGCCCCAGGCCGCTCCCGTGAAGATTGCCAGCGCACCGCCTGCCGGCGGCAGCGAAACGCAGTTACGGAGCCCGCTGCCCGGTACGGTGCTCGAACTCCGGGTAAAGGAGGGCGATACCGTAAAGGAAGGGCAGACAGTGATGATACTCGAGGCCATGAAGATGGAGAACAACATCGACGCCAACAAGAGCGGTGTGGTGAAGAGCATCGTGAAGCGGGCAGGCGATTCCGTGATGGAAGGGGATGTATTAATAACCATCGGATAG